The Helianthus annuus cultivar XRQ/B chromosome 16, HanXRQr2.0-SUNRISE, whole genome shotgun sequence genome includes a window with the following:
- the LOC110920092 gene encoding cinnamoyl-CoA reductase 1 — MSAEGKVVCVTGASGYIASWLVKLLLDRGYTVHATVRSLDDPKETQHLLALDGAKERLSLFEANLTTEGSFDSAVSGCICVFHTASPVTFASVDDPQMELLDPAVKGTLNVLKSAAKVQSLKRVVLTSSLAAVLFCDKLRCGVVDETWFSDPAICEQRKLWYQLSKTLAEKAAVNFSKDNDLDLVVINPAYVIGPLLQPTLNFTSEAFMRFIETGKEVFADGIYMLVDVRDAATAHILAFEKAEANGRYCIVGDVVRSSEIKMILDKLYPDLGYCPGYKDKCVETKLYCVSKAKAKSLGVEFTPLEVSLKDTVESLKEKKFMNL, encoded by the exons ATGAGTGCAGAAGGAAAGGTGGTTTGCGTTACAGGAGCTTCTGGGTACATAGCTTCATGGCTCGTTAAGCTCTTGCTTGACCGTGGTTACACCGTTCATGCTACTGTCCGGTCCCTTG ATGACCCAAAAGAGACACAGCATCTACTTGCTCTTGATGGAGCTAAAGAAAGACTATCTTTGTTTGAAGCTAACTTGACTACAGAAGGATCATTTGATTCTGCAGTTAGTGGCTGCATTTGTGTCTTTCACACAGCATCTCCTGTAACTTTTGCTTCAGTTGATGACCCACAG ATGGAATTGTTGGATCCTGCAGTTAAGGGGACACTGAATGTTCTTAAATCAGCTGCGAAAGTTCAATCTTTGAAAAGGGTGGTCTTGACGTCTTCATTGGCTGCGGTTTTGTTTTGCGACAAACTTCGATGTGGTGTAGTGGATGAAACCTGGTTTTCAGATCCAGCCATTTGTGAGCAGAGAAAG TTGTGGTATCAACTCTCAAAGACTCTGGCTGAGAAGGCCGCTGTAAATTTTTCAAAGGATAATGATTTGGATTTGGTGGTCATAAATCCTGCTTATGTGATTGGTCCTCTCTTACAACCTACTCTCAACTTCACTTCAGAGGCATTTATGAGGTTTATAGAAACTG GAAAGGAAGTATTTGCGGATGGAATCTACATGCTTGTTGATGTGAGAGATGCCGCTACTGCGCATATATTAGCATTTGAGAAAGCAGAAGCTAATGGTAGATATTGTATCGTCGGGGATGTGGTTCGGTCATCTGAAATCAAGATGATCTTAGACAAACTCTATCCTGATCTTGGCTATTGTCCAGG GTATAAAGACAAATGTGTGGAGACGAAACTATATTGTGTATCGAAGGCAAAGGCAAAAAGTCTAGGTGTTGAGTTTACTCCATTAGAGGTAAGCCTCAAGGATACCGTTGAAAGCCTGAAAGAGAAGAAATTTATGAACCTATAA